Sequence from the Sphingomonas sp. SORGH_AS_0950 genome:
CCGTTGGGGCGGGTCAACTCGCCGTCGATCAGGTCGATCCGGCCATCGGGGCGGCGGCGGTAGACGCCGTTGACCACCTGTTCCTTCAGCGGCGAGGTGTCTCCGTCCTTCAGGCCATAGGGCGGATCGGTGAACCAGATCGTCCCGTCGCGCGCGACATGCAGATCGTTGGGGCTGTTGAAGCGCTTGCCCGCATGGCGATCGGCCAGCACGGTGCGGCGGCCGGTGCTCAGGTCGACCCGGTCGATCGAGCGCCCGCCGCTATTGGCGATCAGCAGCGCACCGTCCCTGTCCAGCGCCAGCCCGTTGGCGCCGGGTTCGCGGACCAGCGCCGGATCGGTGCCCGGTGCGCCCGACGGATCGAGCACGACCGACACCGCGCGGCCGCGCTGCCACCGGCGGACGATATTGGCGGGCGGATCGGAGAAGAGGAGATAGCCGCCATGCGGCACCCATAAGGGCCCCTCGGCCCAGCGTATGCCGGTCGCGATCACCTCCGGCTCGGTCCCCGGCGCGATCATCCGGTCGAGCCGCGGCGACAGGCGGCGGAGGCGCGGGGGCGTCTCCGCACCGGCGGGCGCGGCGAGCATGGCGAGGCCGGCTGCAAGCACGGAGCGGCGGGAGAGTGTCATGATTTCGGTAGCTTGCGGGAAAAGCGGTCGTCCGGCAAGCGGGCGGACCGAAGCGTCATCGCCGGGCCTTGCCGCGCGTGACCGTCACCCGCATCGTCACGCTCCGCTG
This genomic interval carries:
- a CDS encoding SMP-30/gluconolactonase/LRE family protein, encoding MTLSRRSVLAAGLAMLAAPAGAETPPRLRRLSPRLDRMIAPGTEPEVIATGIRWAEGPLWVPHGGYLLFSDPPANIVRRWQRGRAVSVVLDPSGAPGTDPALVREPGANGLALDRDGALLIANSGGRSIDRVDLSTGRRTVLADRHAGKRFNSPNDLHVARDGTIWFTDPPYGLKDGDTSPLKEQVVNGVYRRRPDGRIDLIDGELTRPNGIALSPDERRLYVSVSDEAAPRIMVYDLDAKGMARGPRMLLDARPMLAAGGAGLPDGMKVARDGTLVCSVPGGMMLMTPEAEPLGLIEQDAPIANCAFGEGGRALFLAANDRILRVALRPGWQG